One genomic segment of Thermodesulforhabdaceae bacterium includes these proteins:
- a CDS encoding cobyric acid synthase: MKRAKSVMFLGTGSDVGKSILAAALCRVLKQDGYKVAPFKAQNMALNSFVTPEGGEMGRAQVVQAEAAGVEPHVDMNPILLKPTSQVGSQVIVLGRPIGNMTAKEYYRYKKQLISVVGDAYERLAKNYDVIVLEGAGSAVELNLKEHDIVNLSMAKMVQSPSILVGDIDRGGIFASLLGSIALMEPDERNLIAGMVVNKFRGDPALFESGVKILENLSGKPVLGVVPFFSHIQIHEEDSVALSKKFAQRTSNDAGPQISSEVISIGILRLPYISNYTDFDALEQESNVNIAYFDRPEDVFSFDAIIIPGSKNTIEDLAILHNLGLVDALRSFVKTGRILVGICGGYQMLGKYVRDEEGVESKIREIDGLGIIPMGTEMFKEKITYQVEALPNPDHPLWEFLTENTKPLLGYEIHMGRSFSLIKEAKHLFKVRRVGTSSDDFHLDGLVGDVGECWGTYIHGIFDNDYFRKYFLRRIATKLGKRVPECEKSMEFLKWKEQQYNLLADHFRRHVDVNRIYKIIGL; the protein is encoded by the coding sequence GCTCTAAATTCTTTTGTAACGCCTGAGGGCGGAGAAATGGGCAGAGCTCAAGTGGTGCAGGCTGAAGCAGCAGGTGTAGAACCTCATGTGGACATGAATCCAATTTTGCTTAAACCCACATCCCAAGTAGGATCGCAAGTAATAGTCCTGGGACGCCCTATTGGTAACATGACAGCTAAAGAATATTACCGTTACAAAAAACAACTTATATCAGTTGTTGGTGATGCCTACGAAAGGCTCGCAAAAAACTACGATGTTATAGTGCTTGAAGGAGCCGGAAGTGCTGTCGAACTCAATCTCAAAGAACATGATATTGTAAATCTTTCCATGGCAAAAATGGTGCAGTCTCCCTCCATTCTGGTTGGAGATATTGATCGTGGTGGAATTTTTGCGTCCCTTTTGGGAAGCATCGCCCTAATGGAACCAGATGAACGGAATCTCATAGCTGGTATGGTAGTTAATAAATTCCGGGGCGATCCTGCTCTCTTTGAAAGCGGGGTTAAAATCCTTGAAAACCTTTCAGGAAAGCCTGTGCTTGGGGTTGTGCCCTTTTTTTCTCATATTCAAATACACGAAGAAGATAGCGTTGCTCTCTCAAAAAAATTTGCTCAAAGAACCAGCAATGATGCAGGTCCCCAAATATCTTCGGAAGTAATATCTATTGGAATTCTTCGCCTTCCCTATATTTCAAACTACACCGATTTTGATGCTTTGGAACAGGAATCCAACGTAAACATTGCTTATTTTGATCGTCCGGAAGATGTTTTTTCCTTTGATGCAATTATAATCCCCGGTAGCAAGAATACCATTGAAGATCTTGCAATCCTGCACAACCTGGGGTTAGTTGATGCTCTTAGATCATTTGTCAAAACCGGGCGTATCTTAGTCGGAATTTGTGGTGGATACCAGATGTTAGGAAAGTATGTACGTGACGAAGAAGGAGTAGAAAGTAAGATAAGAGAAATTGATGGCTTAGGAATAATCCCAATGGGAACGGAGATGTTCAAAGAAAAAATCACTTACCAAGTCGAAGCACTACCGAATCCTGATCATCCTCTCTGGGAATTTCTAACAGAAAACACTAAGCCCCTGTTAGGTTATGAAATCCACATGGGCAGAAGCTTTTCCCTGATCAAAGAGGCAAAACATCTTTTTAAGGTCAGACGTGTTGGAACTTCATCCGATGATTTTCATCTAGATGGTCTGGTGGGAGATGTGGGTGAATGCTGGGGCACTTACATACACGGTATATTTGACAACGATTATTTCAGAAAATATTTCCTGAGAAGAATTGCAACAAAACTAGGTAAAAGAGTGCCGGAATGTGAGAAAAGCATGGAGTTCCTGAAATGGAAGGAACAACAGTATAACCTTTTAGCTGACCACTTCAGACGCCATGTTGATGTGAACCGAATATACAAAATAATTGGACTTTAG